Genomic segment of Candidatus Aminicenantes bacterium:
ATCCCCAAGGACCTCGACCGCCGGCGGCGGGGCCTGCCCAAGCCCGATCCCACCTCTTCCCCCGCGTGACCCCATGACCCAGCCCGCCCGCATCCACGTCATCGACGACGAGCCCATCATCCAGGACGTCCTGCAGCAGCTTCTGACCTCGGAGGGCTTCGAGGTCGAAATCTCGGCCAACGGCGCGGAGGGTCTGGCCAAGCTCGGCCAACAGACGTTCGACCTGCTGTTGCTCGACCTGCTCATGCCGGGGATGAACGGTCTGGATGTCCTGCAGGCCGTCCGCCGGATCGACCCTCAGGCCCTGGTCATCATCATCACCGCCAACGCCTCGGTCGAGTCGGCTATCGAGGCCATGAAGCGGGGCGCCTTCGACTACGTCCAGAAGCCGTTCAAGCACGAGGAGCTTCTGCTGACGATCGAGCGGGCCCTGGAGCACAAGCGCCTCCAAGCCGAAAACGTCCGGCTGCGAGGCGAATTGGAGCGCAAGTTCAGCTTCGGCGCCATCCTCGGCCGGAGCAAGGTGATGGAAAGCGTTTTCGAGCTCATTCGAGCCGCCGCTCCGACCCGGTCGACGATTCTGATTCAGGGGGAGAGCGGGACGGGCAAGGAGCTGGTGGCCCGGGCCATCCACCAGAACTCCAACCGGGCCGGCCTGCCCTTCGTCACCGTCAACAGCGGTTCGCTGCCCCCCGACCTGTTGGAGAGCAACCTTTTCGGCCACGTCAAGGGCGCCTTCACCGGCGCCGTCAACGAGAAGCAGGGGCTGTTCGAGGCGGCCGACGAGGGGACGATCTTTTTCGACGAAATCTCCTCGGTCGGCCTGGAAACCCAGGCCAAGCTGCTGCGGGTCATCCAGGAGCGGGAGTTCATGCGGCTGGGCGGGACCAAGACCATCCATGTCGACGTCCGGATCATCGCCGCCACCAACACGGACCTGGAGGAGCTGATCCGCCAGAAGACGTTCCGCAGCGATCTCTATTACCGGCTGAATGTCATCAAGATCGATCTTCCTCCCCTGCGGGCCCGCAAGGAGGATATTCCACTCCTGGTCAAGCACTTCGTCGCGCACTATGCCAAGGAGAACGGCAAGGACATCGAGGGCGTCTCCGAGGACGTTCTGGAGATCCTGGAGAAAAGCTCCTGGCCCGGCAACGTCCGGGAGCTGGAGAATATGATCGAGCGGGCGGTCGTCTTCGCCAAGTCCCGCATCATCACCCGGGAGAACCTGCCGGCCTTCCTGCTGGCGCCGACCGGTCCGAACGGCCCGGAGGCTCCGCTCCCCGAAGGCGATCTCGACCTCAAGGAGCAAACCCTGAGCTTCCAGAAGCGGCTGATCGAGACCTCGCTCAAGCGGGCCAAGGGCGTGCAGAAAGCGGCCGCCGCCGCGCTCGGGCTGAAGCCGACGACCCTGAACGAGATGATCAAGCGTTTAGGGATAAATGTCGACGCCTTCTAGTCAAAGAATCCGGCCGGGGAAGATTCCGTCGGGATCGATTGAGATCCGGCTCGGACGGCCGCCGCAGGGCAGATCGAACGACTTGGTCGCCGTATCCACATCCAAAATCCGCCGGATCGTCTTTCCGTTCTCGACCCAGGAGACCCAGAGGGGGAAGACAAACGAGGGGCCGGTCTGGGTGACATGGAAGCGCAGGACCTTCGCGCCCTCGACCGTCTGGACGACATGGGACACCCGGATCTCCGGCAGCAAGTGGGAATTGAGCCAGAGGTCGAAGAACGGCTTCAAGTCGCGCCCGGCAGCGGCACTCATAGCCTGGATAAAGCCCGCGGTGCGGACGGCCCGGCCGCGGTTGGCCGCAAATACGCCGCGCAGGCCGCGGAAGAAGGGCTCATCGCCCAGCAGATCCAAGAGCATGCCCAGAACCAGAGCGCTCTTGTCGTAAACGATGGACTGGTAGGCGCTGAAATCGACTTGGCTCAGGCGCATGCCCATGGTGACGGGCCCGAAGTCGGACTTCTTGACCGTCCAGCGGGCGAACTTCTTGAGCAGGCTTCGATAGGCGCCCTCGCCCTCCTTGTCCCGCAGATAGAGGGCCGCGGCCAACTGGGCCAGCCCCTCGCTCAGCCACTGGTCCCGGTAGGTGGCCCAGGTCATTCCCTGGCCCCACCACTGGTGGGCGATTTCGTGGGCCAAGTAGCCGACCCGAAAGCGCCCCAGACTGACCGGCGTCTCCGCCTCCAGGGCAAACGTCCCGTCGGCCGAGCGCGGCAGCTCGTTGAAGACGACGAACGAGGCCGGGCTGTGCCCGCCCGCCGTCGGCCACTGCCGCTGGACGACGGTCAGCTTTTCGAATGGATAGGGACCGAACCAATCGCTGAAGGCTTTCAGGATCGACCGGCTCTCGTCCAACAAGGTTCGGCGGGGCAGGCGGATGTCGGAGGCATAGAAGGCTTCCACGGGGACCGGGTCGACGGAGACGCCGCCCCCGATGGGCGAAAGCCGGCCGACCAGGAAGGCCAAGGATTTCACGGGCGTCTTGGTCTCGAACCCGAAATAGGGATGCCCGACTTTCTCCAGCGCCGTGACCCGCCCGAGGCTGTTGACGACCCCCTGCTCCGTCGGCAGGCCGTTGGCGATGCAGGAGAATCCGGGCGGCACCACGATCCGCAGCTTGGCTTGGAAATAATCGTCCTGGGAAGGCGACGGGTACCAAGCCGCCGACTGACTGTAAAGGAACGTCTCGAACCGCGGAGTCGCCAGCGAGATCGAGGTGCCGACCTGACCGTCGGCCAGGGCGTCGATCGTCGGCGCCGGCGGGTCCAACACGCCCCGATAGAAGACCTCGATCCAGCCCGCGCCGCCCTTGGGCAGCGGCGTCAGCAGGTAGATATAGAGCAGGCCGCGCGACTTGTCCTGGGTGTAAAACAGGGATCGCCCGTCCTGGTCCTGGACGCGGAGGATGTCGAAAGCCGGATGGAGGTTGAACTTCAGGCTGTCCACGGAATCCAACCGGGCGGCGATGTCCACCCGGGCCCGGGCCGACAGGTACAGCTTGTCGGGCTGGAAATCGACGTCGATCTGATAGCCGAGGATATCCATCTGCTCGCCGAAGGAGACGAACATTCGTTTGAGCTCGCCCTCTTTCGAGCCGGGCGAGTAGAGGTTGATGATCCGGTCGGGGTTGCGGCCGGCCAGGTGGATCTCGTCCTCGGAAAAAGGCGAGAAGATGTAAGTCAGGTCGCCGGCCTTGCGGGCCTTCAGGTCGAAGACGACTTGATCTCCCTGCGGCAGGAACGTCATCGGCTCGCCGGTCAGGGAGTTCTCGACGGTGAACGAACCGGCATAGTCGGCGCTGTATAAGGCATAAGCCCTGTTGGCCTGGGCCTTGGATTCGTCGCTGGGCGGCCCCATGGGCTGTTCGCCCTCGATCCGGATGTGGGACTTGAAGTAGCTGGGCGAGAACCGCAAGTAGGCCGATTCGACCCGGTCCTCGAGCTCGGGTGTCCCGAAGCGGAGCTCGAGCTGATGGCGCTCGGTCTCGCTGGCGGGCGAGAACCGGAGGCGCCCGTCGCCCAGGACGATCAGCCCGGTCTCAAAATCCGGCAGGTTGTCGTAGTAGACGGTGGCATCGGTAAAAGTTAGGCGGAAGTCCTGATGGCCGATCTCGACTAGCCCGGCCCGCGAGGCGCGGCCGGAGGGGAGGCGGAGCTTGTAGAGGGTGCTGACGCTCCCGGACACCTCCTTCTCGACGATGCGCGGGACGCCGTCTTGCAAGACGAGGACGGCCCGCCAGTTCTCGAGCATGGCCGAGAGATCGTTCTGGAAGAAGACTTGCAGGAAGACCCGCTCCCGGCCGTCCGGTTCCTGGATCCGGCCGGCGACGCGGAAGAGGACGGACCTCATATGAAAAGTGTTCCGGAGATCGGCCGCTCGGCGCGTCTCCGACGCCCTTAAAGCGGGGGCGAAAGCGTCGGAGTACCCGTCGAGGTCGCCGGTCTCGAAGGCCCGCGACATCAGATCCCAAACGGCATCGGAAGGGGCTGCGGCGATAGAGGCGTTTTGGGTCGCGGCCAAGGGCGACGCCAGAA
This window contains:
- a CDS encoding sigma-54 dependent transcriptional regulator, yielding MTQPARIHVIDDEPIIQDVLQQLLTSEGFEVEISANGAEGLAKLGQQTFDLLLLDLLMPGMNGLDVLQAVRRIDPQALVIIITANASVESAIEAMKRGAFDYVQKPFKHEELLLTIERALEHKRLQAENVRLRGELERKFSFGAILGRSKVMESVFELIRAAAPTRSTILIQGESGTGKELVARAIHQNSNRAGLPFVTVNSGSLPPDLLESNLFGHVKGAFTGAVNEKQGLFEAADEGTIFFDEISSVGLETQAKLLRVIQEREFMRLGGTKTIHVDVRIIAATNTDLEELIRQKTFRSDLYYRLNVIKIDLPPLRARKEDIPLLVKHFVAHYAKENGKDIEGVSEDVLEILEKSSWPGNVRELENMIERAVVFAKSRIITRENLPAFLLAPTGPNGPEAPLPEGDLDLKEQTLSFQKRLIETSLKRAKGVQKAAAAALGLKPTTLNEMIKRLGINVDAF
- a CDS encoding M1 family aminopeptidase, giving the protein MKGPAQDIWILLAALFLASPLAATQNASIAAAPSDAVWDLMSRAFETGDLDGYSDAFAPALRASETRRAADLRNTFHMRSVLFRVAGRIQEPDGRERVFLQVFFQNDLSAMLENWRAVLVLQDGVPRIVEKEVSGSVSTLYKLRLPSGRASRAGLVEIGHQDFRLTFTDATVYYDNLPDFETGLIVLGDGRLRFSPASETERHQLELRFGTPELEDRVESAYLRFSPSYFKSHIRIEGEQPMGPPSDESKAQANRAYALYSADYAGSFTVENSLTGEPMTFLPQGDQVVFDLKARKAGDLTYIFSPFSEDEIHLAGRNPDRIINLYSPGSKEGELKRMFVSFGEQMDILGYQIDVDFQPDKLYLSARARVDIAARLDSVDSLKFNLHPAFDILRVQDQDGRSLFYTQDKSRGLLYIYLLTPLPKGGAGWIEVFYRGVLDPPAPTIDALADGQVGTSISLATPRFETFLYSQSAAWYPSPSQDDYFQAKLRIVVPPGFSCIANGLPTEQGVVNSLGRVTALEKVGHPYFGFETKTPVKSLAFLVGRLSPIGGGVSVDPVPVEAFYASDIRLPRRTLLDESRSILKAFSDWFGPYPFEKLTVVQRQWPTAGGHSPASFVVFNELPRSADGTFALEAETPVSLGRFRVGYLAHEIAHQWWGQGMTWATYRDQWLSEGLAQLAAALYLRDKEGEGAYRSLLKKFARWTVKKSDFGPVTMGMRLSQVDFSAYQSIVYDKSALVLGMLLDLLGDEPFFRGLRGVFAANRGRAVRTAGFIQAMSAAAGRDLKPFFDLWLNSHLLPEIRVSHVVQTVEGAKVLRFHVTQTGPSFVFPLWVSWVENGKTIRRILDVDTATKSFDLPCGGRPSRISIDPDGIFPGRIL